Proteins co-encoded in one Treponema sp. J25 genomic window:
- a CDS encoding TonB-dependent receptor produces the protein MRFLFPWFKKGLGGGSIVRSFLPWFLFLGGVFPFFLVGQESSPSLLVTARRSIESIDTIPGHVYVIGTDEIAASGATNIVDVLKSIPVLTVSGALSGPGSESISLRGFGENSFGRVLVLVDGRRLNNPDMQNINWNSISLADVERIEVLEGAASVEYGNNAVAGVINIVTKKDITKQNTRLVTSFGSFFENRVQISHQQNTEKGAFSLAAEHTGKEGYRDRQQSQVTNITLQGTLYPGEQFRISFQGALSDLQYQLPGGLTKTQFQADPTQAVNWADEGKEQHLTGSLDLEWTPSEQLSVEVPLSYHSRWIFADMASWSTYISRFVQTGELRPKATAQLQIGLIPIRIVGGADVYGAFLSIDQYTDKKRTNLSNAYDVSMVSAGPYLSLRLELLKNLFLSTGLRYDTAIIGAKSEDGSVNDQILHSAFVYNGSLVYRPIQNLKVYTTYGTLFRYPFTDEQAEIYTGGGSFNKDLRPEKGFTAETGVGFDLGKWLSVEGNLYYMEIQDEIAYNMSTFHNENMDRTRRWGGTVSLSSRLSQNLQIEGGYAFVDARFMEGSYKDKQVPLVSPHKVNGSVYLYLPYGITVVPSVEYRSAAFQGGDLANTKDPIEAYTVYSARLSWVLEREGSSLTFNGKISNILDTKYASLVYWDAYYPADGRSVSVWLEYKF, from the coding sequence ATGCGTTTTCTTTTTCCGTGGTTTAAGAAAGGCCTTGGGGGGGGCTCTATCGTTCGTAGCTTTTTGCCATGGTTTTTGTTTCTGGGGGGAGTCTTTCCTTTCTTTCTGGTTGGACAGGAATCATCTCCCTCCCTTTTAGTTACCGCCCGTAGATCTATTGAATCTATCGACACGATACCTGGTCATGTCTATGTAATAGGGACAGATGAGATTGCCGCTTCTGGAGCCACAAATATCGTGGATGTGCTTAAATCGATCCCTGTCCTTACTGTTTCAGGTGCCCTTTCGGGACCCGGTTCTGAATCAATTTCATTACGGGGTTTTGGAGAAAATTCCTTTGGTCGGGTTTTAGTGCTTGTAGATGGCCGGCGGTTAAATAATCCAGATATGCAAAACATCAACTGGAATAGTATCTCCCTTGCCGATGTGGAACGAATCGAGGTCCTGGAGGGAGCAGCCTCTGTAGAATACGGGAATAATGCAGTTGCCGGAGTTATTAACATTGTTACCAAAAAAGATATCACTAAACAAAATACCCGGCTGGTTACCTCTTTTGGGAGTTTCTTTGAAAATAGGGTTCAAATATCTCACCAACAGAACACAGAAAAGGGAGCTTTTTCGCTTGCCGCTGAACACACAGGAAAAGAAGGATATCGAGATCGACAACAAAGCCAGGTTACTAATATAACTCTCCAGGGAACATTGTATCCTGGAGAACAGTTCCGTATTTCTTTTCAGGGAGCCCTTTCGGATCTTCAATATCAATTGCCGGGGGGGCTTACTAAAACCCAATTCCAGGCAGATCCTACCCAGGCTGTTAATTGGGCTGATGAAGGTAAGGAGCAGCATCTTACCGGTTCCCTCGATTTGGAATGGACCCCCTCTGAGCAGCTTTCTGTAGAAGTGCCACTCTCCTATCATTCCCGCTGGATTTTTGCGGATATGGCTTCCTGGTCTACCTATATTAGTCGTTTTGTTCAAACAGGAGAACTACGCCCGAAGGCTACGGCTCAGTTACAAATAGGTCTTATCCCGATTCGTATTGTGGGAGGAGCTGATGTGTATGGGGCTTTTCTTTCTATCGATCAATATACTGACAAGAAAAGAACAAATCTCTCTAACGCCTATGATGTTTCGATGGTGAGCGCGGGGCCATATCTTTCTCTTCGACTAGAATTGCTTAAAAATCTCTTTCTTTCTACAGGTCTGCGGTATGATACCGCCATCATTGGCGCAAAAAGTGAAGATGGTTCGGTAAATGATCAGATACTTCATAGTGCCTTTGTGTATAATGGATCCCTGGTATATCGACCGATACAAAATCTTAAAGTGTACACCACATATGGTACCCTTTTCCGCTATCCTTTTACGGATGAACAAGCGGAGATTTACACCGGTGGTGGGAGTTTTAATAAGGACTTGCGTCCTGAAAAAGGTTTTACTGCTGAAACAGGAGTAGGCTTCGATCTAGGAAAGTGGCTTTCTGTGGAAGGAAATCTCTATTACATGGAGATTCAAGACGAAATAGCGTATAACATGAGTACTTTTCACAATGAAAATATGGATCGAACTCGTCGATGGGGAGGTACGGTTTCGCTTTCGAGTCGGCTTTCACAAAACCTTCAAATTGAGGGAGGCTATGCTTTTGTTGATGCCCGCTTTATGGAAGGTTCCTATAAGGACAAGCAGGTTCCTCTTGTTAGTCCCCATAAAGTGAATGGATCCGTTTATTTGTATTTGCCTTATGGGATCACAGTGGTTCCTTCTGTGGAATATCGAAGTGCGGCATTCCAAGGAGGAGACCTGGCGAATACTAAGGATCCTATAGAAGCTTATACCGTTTATAGTGCTCGCCTTAGCTGGGTGCTTGAACGAGAAGGATCTTCTTTGACTTTTAATGGAAAAATCAGTAATATTCTAGATACGAAGTATGCATCCCTGGTGTATTGGGACGCCTATTATCCAGCAGATGGGCGCTCCGTGAGCGTGTGGCTCGAATATAAATTTTAA
- a CDS encoding energy transducer TonB produces the protein MVLTLEGAANDCRGSVHSHFSKNTLDSNRSPAPPVANQTTIFKPVPETSPSLSLEGKEIPLAEHSSIISDVSADQREVSSSFLNAESLVEGETQSNLSAGNGYTEERGSDVSGGPSSFTGTSLSQFILRQLEARKVYPLRARQRGLEGRILLRFTVLPTGNIRDLTIEAPEVDPILIHAARRLVEQSVPFTLPSAIREPVPVGFAIEYRLTE, from the coding sequence ATGGTACTAACGCTCGAGGGAGCGGCCAATGATTGTCGTGGATCGGTTCATTCTCATTTCTCAAAAAACACCTTGGATTCTAATCGGTCTCCAGCACCGCCAGTAGCTAACCAAACAACTATCTTTAAACCTGTACCGGAGACTTCTCCTTCTCTTTCTCTAGAAGGAAAAGAAATTCCTTTAGCCGAACATTCTTCCATTATTTCTGATGTTAGCGCTGATCAGCGAGAGGTTTCTTCTTCTTTTCTTAATGCAGAAAGCCTCGTGGAAGGGGAAACCCAATCCAATTTGTCAGCAGGAAATGGGTATACCGAAGAAAGGGGGTCCGATGTTTCTGGAGGGCCTTCTTCATTCACGGGCACATCCCTCTCTCAGTTCATTCTTCGCCAACTCGAAGCTCGAAAGGTATATCCTCTCAGGGCCCGCCAACGAGGGCTTGAGGGCAGAATCCTGTTACGCTTTACGGTACTTCCCACAGGAAACATCAGGGACCTGACGATTGAGGCTCCCGAGGTAGACCCAATTCTTATTCATGCAGCCCGCCGACTTGTGGAACAGTCAGTGCCTTTTACGCTTCCTTCTGCGATAAGGGAACCAGTTCCCGTTGGGTTTGCTATTGAATATCGACTTACCGAGTAG
- a CDS encoding biopolymer transporter ExbD — protein MVSFRRRRRHQLAINITSLIDVIFMLLIFFMLASRFDTPVISIQLPTASSGSSSTPKKIELILDKEGFVYFDGRQSPLDGFEKIFVSWALQHPEITVALSCDKEVSYQKVITLLDILQKNGFSRVVLRHRYEP, from the coding sequence ATGGTATCCTTTCGTAGACGTCGCCGACATCAGCTTGCTATCAATATAACCTCCCTTATTGATGTGATATTTATGCTCCTTATTTTTTTTATGCTCGCAAGTCGTTTTGATACTCCGGTGATATCGATCCAGTTACCTACTGCTTCTTCCGGTTCTTCAAGTACCCCCAAGAAAATCGAGCTTATTCTTGATAAAGAAGGCTTTGTATATTTTGATGGGCGCCAATCCCCCTTGGATGGTTTCGAAAAGATCTTTGTTTCATGGGCTTTGCAGCATCCAGAAATAACTGTTGCGCTTAGCTGTGATAAAGAGGTGTCATACCAAAAGGTAATAACCCTTCTTGATATTCTACAGAAAAACGGTTTTTCTCGGGTGGTGCTTCGTCATCGTTATGAACCATGA
- a CDS encoding MotA/TolQ/ExbB proton channel family protein encodes MTSLLTIIEFIQRGGPVNWVIVGLYLLVLYGICERTVYFLHHPSKEGKKDDPFQRFLGKKLPPSVWPASFRRSPAGEVAATVWAHQDAPAPILLERIDREVVRLRNEMERWLDVFSFVVTVAPLLGLLGTVTGLMRAFHVIEMQGGMVDVAQLSSGIWEAMITTATGLGTAILAAIAARFFEVQVDKRLRHMALVISYMLEFLRPDCLGKSLSSFGEALSESVFSAGSFGYTTQASSGSHLTEVSEKGVNNNGILS; translated from the coding sequence GTGACCTCCCTGCTTACAATCATTGAATTCATCCAACGAGGAGGACCGGTTAATTGGGTAATTGTTGGGCTATACCTGCTTGTCCTGTACGGGATTTGTGAACGAACGGTGTATTTTTTACATCACCCCTCTAAAGAAGGGAAAAAAGATGACCCTTTCCAGCGCTTTTTGGGAAAAAAGCTCCCTCCTTCGGTATGGCCCGCGTCTTTTCGCCGGTCTCCTGCCGGTGAAGTGGCGGCTACTGTTTGGGCTCACCAGGATGCCCCGGCGCCGATCTTGCTTGAACGGATCGATCGGGAAGTGGTACGGCTTCGGAATGAAATGGAACGATGGCTTGATGTGTTCTCCTTTGTGGTGACCGTGGCGCCCCTTTTGGGGCTTTTGGGAACCGTTACCGGTCTTATGCGGGCCTTTCATGTCATAGAAATGCAGGGAGGAATGGTAGATGTAGCCCAGCTTTCTTCAGGAATTTGGGAAGCCATGATTACCACCGCTACCGGTCTCGGAACGGCTATTCTTGCCGCGATTGCCGCTCGGTTTTTTGAAGTTCAGGTTGATAAACGACTTCGCCATATGGCCCTTGTTATCTCCTACATGTTAGAGTTTTTGCGTCCCGATTGTCTTGGAAAGAGCCTTTCGTCCTTTGGGGAAGCTTTGTCTGAATCGGTCTTTTCTGCGGGTTCCTTTGGGTATACTACCCAAGCATCCTCTGGATCTCATCTTACTGAAGTATCAGAAAAGGGAGTAAATAATAATGGTATCCTTTCGTAG